The Girardinichthys multiradiatus isolate DD_20200921_A chromosome 6, DD_fGirMul_XY1, whole genome shotgun sequence genome window below encodes:
- the LOC124869301 gene encoding zinc finger protein 773-like isoform X2, whose translation MPSRCVARFCGSTVKDGVTIHSFPKEPDLRRNWEQFVQAKRKDFHHATPYSVLCSKHFQVDDYDDAMMQMFGFKSKKKRLKKDAVPKIHVSPPNPKPEKTHRLERSQVLTEESLSAREEEADAPVGAQMTQHFLQHTGSCFRSREPPQQHVIKHMEVLTDQQLWNQERNHSLDKEEPEPVHTELELGEPELIQIKEEPDESEPLQTKVELEEPALLDTKVEEIDGLPRQLEINWKPGTNVHRRELSHGHVNKEQEFLTDQPLWNQERNCSLKQEEPEPAADQPLWNQERNCSLKQEEPEPAADQPLWNQERNCSLKQEEPEPSQIKDVEELCISQEEKLLLMNPKSLTHMVTPACKESEHSNPEPDTDQHHLLNSSEDEIQGQEGSKQVNLGLNFNKMFPLKYESTSHAGSKPFLDTCGQKGPTSSSSLEFSHKTEETRDGSNTDGDISHLMLTKSDQIFHSDKKLHLCNICEKSFRHKGNLLCHMRTHTGEKPYPCSECGKRFSQRGSLTKHKKRHADEKLHSCDECGKWFYQRASLLQHMRTHTGEKPYFCNECGKSFHQRGGLMKHKKTHTGEKPHCCKECGKHFTVKFNLLVHMRTHTGEKPFCCKECGRSFSVKSSLLGHMRTHTGAKPYFCQICGRNFSRGNNMKSHMRTHKDEI comes from the exons ATGCCTAGCCGCTGTGTGGCCCGGTTCTGTGGCAGCACAGTGAAGGATGGCGTGACCATACACTCCTTCCCCAAGGAGCCCGATCTCCGGAGGAACTGGGAACAGTTTGTACAAGCGAAGCGGAAGGATTTCCACCATGCCACTCCGTATAGCGTGCTCTGCTCCAAGCACTTTCAGGTTGATGATTATGATGATGCCATGATGCAGATGTTTGGGTTCAAATCTAAAAAGAAAAGACTGAAGAAGGATGCTGTTCCTAAAATTCACGTCTCGCCACCGAATCCCAAACCTGAGAAAACTCACAGACTGGAAAGATCTCAG GTTCTGACAGAAGAGTCCTTGTCTGCCAGGGAAGAAGAGGCCGACGCTCCAGTCGGAGCTCAGATGACCCAACACTTCCTTCAACACACAGGGTCATGTTTTAGGAGCAGAG AACCACCACAGCAACATGTTATAAAGCACATGGAGGTTCTGACTGACCAGCAGCTCTGGAACCAGGAGAGAAACCACAGTCTGGACAAGGAGGAACCAGAACCTGTACACACTGAATTAGAGCTGGGGGAGCCAGAACTTATACAGATCAAAGAGGAACCAGATGAATCAGAACCTTTACAGACTAAAGTAGAGTTGGAGGAACCAGCACTTCTAGATACCAAAGTGGAAGAGATTGATGGGCTGCCCAGACAGCTGGAGATTAACTGGAAACCAGGAACAAACGTACACAGACGAG AATTATCACACGGACATGTTAACAAGGAGCAGGAGTTTCTCACTGACCAGCCGCTCTGGAACCAG GAAAGGAACTGCAGTTtgaaacaggaggaaccagaaccAGCCGCTGACCAGCCGCTCTGGAACCAGGAAAGGAACTGCAGTTtgaaacaggaggaaccagaaccAGCTGCTGACCAGCCGCTCTGGAACCAGGAAAGGAACTGCAGTTtgaaacaggaggaaccagaaccATCACAGATAAAAGATGTGGAAGAACTGTGCATCAGTCAGGAAGAAAAGCTGTTGTTAATGAACCCCAAGAGTTTGACCCATATGGTGACTCCAGCCTGCAAAGAAAGTGAGCACAGTAACCCAGAACCAGACACTGACCAGCACCACCTCCTCAACTCTTCTGAAGATGAGATTCAAGGTCAAGAAGGAAGCAAACAAGTAAACTTAGGGCTAAACTTCAACAAAATGTTTCCACTGAAGTACGAGTCCACAAGCCATGCAGGTTCTAAACCTTTTCTTGATACCTGTGGACAGAAGGGTCCTACTTCATCATCCTCCCTGGAATTCAGCCACAAGACTGAAGAAACCAGAGATGGTAGCAACACTGATGGAGACATTTCTCATTTGATGCTAACAAAGAGTGaccaaatatttcactctgaTAAAAAGCTGCATCTCTGCAACATCTGTGAGAAAAGTTTCAGACATAAAGGGAATTTATTGTGTCACATGAGAACTCATACGGGTGAAAAGCCATATCCATGCAGTGAATGTGGGAAACGTTTCAGTCAAAGAGGAAGTTTGACGAAACACAAGAAAAGGCATGCAGATGAAAAGCTGCATTCATGTGATGAATGTGGGAAATGGTTTTATCAAAGAGCAAGTTTGCTCCAGCATATGAGAACTCATACGGGTGAAAAGCCATATTTCTGCAATGAATGCGGGAAAAGCTTTCATCAAAGAGGAGGTCTGATGAAGCATAAGAAAACACATACAGGAGAAAAACCACATTGCTGCAAAGAATGCGGGAAGCATTTCACAGTGAAGTTTAACCTTTTGGTTCACATGAGGACTCATACAGGCGAAAAGCCGTTCTGTTGTAAGGAATGTGGGAGGAGTTTCAGTGTAAAGAGTAGCTTGTTGGGTCACATGAGGACTCATACAGGAGCAAAACCATATTTCTGTCAAATCTGTGGCAGGAATTTTAGTAGAGGTAATAACATGAAGAGCCATATGAGAACTCATAAAGATGAGATTTAA
- the LOC124869301 gene encoding zinc finger protein 773-like isoform X1: MPSRCVARFCGSTVKDGVTIHSFPKEPDLRRNWEQFVQAKRKDFHHATPYSVLCSKHFQVDDYDDAMMQMFGFKSKKKRLKKDAVPKIHVSPPNPKPEKTHRLERSQVLTEESLSAREEEADAPVGAQMTQHFLQHTGSCFRSREPPQQHVIKHMEVLTDQQLWNQERNHSLDKEEPEPVHTELELGEPELIQIKEEPDESEPLQTKVELEEPALLDTKVEEIDGLPRQLEINWKPGTNVHRRELSHGHVNKEQEFLTDQPLWNQERNCSLKQEEPEPAADQPLWNQERNCSLKQEEPEPAADQPLWNQERNCSLKQEEPEPAADQPLWNQERNCSLKQEEPEPSQIKDVEELCISQEEKLLLMNPKSLTHMVTPACKESEHSNPEPDTDQHHLLNSSEDEIQGQEGSKQVNLGLNFNKMFPLKYESTSHAGSKPFLDTCGQKGPTSSSSLEFSHKTEETRDGSNTDGDISHLMLTKSDQIFHSDKKLHLCNICEKSFRHKGNLLCHMRTHTGEKPYPCSECGKRFSQRGSLTKHKKRHADEKLHSCDECGKWFYQRASLLQHMRTHTGEKPYFCNECGKSFHQRGGLMKHKKTHTGEKPHCCKECGKHFTVKFNLLVHMRTHTGEKPFCCKECGRSFSVKSSLLGHMRTHTGAKPYFCQICGRNFSRGNNMKSHMRTHKDEI, from the exons ATGCCTAGCCGCTGTGTGGCCCGGTTCTGTGGCAGCACAGTGAAGGATGGCGTGACCATACACTCCTTCCCCAAGGAGCCCGATCTCCGGAGGAACTGGGAACAGTTTGTACAAGCGAAGCGGAAGGATTTCCACCATGCCACTCCGTATAGCGTGCTCTGCTCCAAGCACTTTCAGGTTGATGATTATGATGATGCCATGATGCAGATGTTTGGGTTCAAATCTAAAAAGAAAAGACTGAAGAAGGATGCTGTTCCTAAAATTCACGTCTCGCCACCGAATCCCAAACCTGAGAAAACTCACAGACTGGAAAGATCTCAG GTTCTGACAGAAGAGTCCTTGTCTGCCAGGGAAGAAGAGGCCGACGCTCCAGTCGGAGCTCAGATGACCCAACACTTCCTTCAACACACAGGGTCATGTTTTAGGAGCAGAG AACCACCACAGCAACATGTTATAAAGCACATGGAGGTTCTGACTGACCAGCAGCTCTGGAACCAGGAGAGAAACCACAGTCTGGACAAGGAGGAACCAGAACCTGTACACACTGAATTAGAGCTGGGGGAGCCAGAACTTATACAGATCAAAGAGGAACCAGATGAATCAGAACCTTTACAGACTAAAGTAGAGTTGGAGGAACCAGCACTTCTAGATACCAAAGTGGAAGAGATTGATGGGCTGCCCAGACAGCTGGAGATTAACTGGAAACCAGGAACAAACGTACACAGACGAG AATTATCACACGGACATGTTAACAAGGAGCAGGAGTTTCTCACTGACCAGCCGCTCTGGAACCAGGAAAGGAACTGCAGTTtgaaacaggaggaaccagaaccAGCCGCTGACCAGCCGCTCTGGAACCAGGAAAGGAACTGCAGTTtgaaacaggaggaaccagaaccAGCCGCTGACCAGCCGCTCTGGAACCAGGAAAGGAACTGCAGTTtgaaacaggaggaaccagaaccAGCTGCTGACCAGCCGCTCTGGAACCAGGAAAGGAACTGCAGTTtgaaacaggaggaaccagaaccATCACAGATAAAAGATGTGGAAGAACTGTGCATCAGTCAGGAAGAAAAGCTGTTGTTAATGAACCCCAAGAGTTTGACCCATATGGTGACTCCAGCCTGCAAAGAAAGTGAGCACAGTAACCCAGAACCAGACACTGACCAGCACCACCTCCTCAACTCTTCTGAAGATGAGATTCAAGGTCAAGAAGGAAGCAAACAAGTAAACTTAGGGCTAAACTTCAACAAAATGTTTCCACTGAAGTACGAGTCCACAAGCCATGCAGGTTCTAAACCTTTTCTTGATACCTGTGGACAGAAGGGTCCTACTTCATCATCCTCCCTGGAATTCAGCCACAAGACTGAAGAAACCAGAGATGGTAGCAACACTGATGGAGACATTTCTCATTTGATGCTAACAAAGAGTGaccaaatatttcactctgaTAAAAAGCTGCATCTCTGCAACATCTGTGAGAAAAGTTTCAGACATAAAGGGAATTTATTGTGTCACATGAGAACTCATACGGGTGAAAAGCCATATCCATGCAGTGAATGTGGGAAACGTTTCAGTCAAAGAGGAAGTTTGACGAAACACAAGAAAAGGCATGCAGATGAAAAGCTGCATTCATGTGATGAATGTGGGAAATGGTTTTATCAAAGAGCAAGTTTGCTCCAGCATATGAGAACTCATACGGGTGAAAAGCCATATTTCTGCAATGAATGCGGGAAAAGCTTTCATCAAAGAGGAGGTCTGATGAAGCATAAGAAAACACATACAGGAGAAAAACCACATTGCTGCAAAGAATGCGGGAAGCATTTCACAGTGAAGTTTAACCTTTTGGTTCACATGAGGACTCATACAGGCGAAAAGCCGTTCTGTTGTAAGGAATGTGGGAGGAGTTTCAGTGTAAAGAGTAGCTTGTTGGGTCACATGAGGACTCATACAGGAGCAAAACCATATTTCTGTCAAATCTGTGGCAGGAATTTTAGTAGAGGTAATAACATGAAGAGCCATATGAGAACTCATAAAGATGAGATTTAA